The genomic region CTTTTCGTGTGTTTCCTGCTTGCCCTGGTGGTGCTGGCCCAAAACCCTAAAGGCGGCGGGCTTTCCAGCCAGTTCGGCGCGGGCGGCGCGGCCAACCTTATGGGCGTGAAGCGCACCGGCGACCTGCTGGAGAAGCTCACCTGGGGTTTTGCCATTGCCCTGATGGTGCTCACGCTGGGCACCCACGTGCTCAACGGCACCACCGATGCCGGCCCCGGCCGTAGCATCAACCAGCAGAAAGCCCTCGAAACCCGTCTGCCCGCCGCTACGGCTCCGGCTGTGCCCGGCGCTCCGGCCCCTGGTGGCGCTGCCGCTCCGGCTCCTACGCAGGCACCCGCTCCGGCCCCGGCCCAGTAGCAGGTTTCGGCCTTCCTCTTTACCAAACGGTGGCTTCCCTCACGGGAAGCCGCCGTTTTTGGTATCTGCCAGTACCACGAA from Hymenobacter canadensis harbors:
- the secG gene encoding preprotein translocase subunit SecG, with product MYTALIIVILFVCFLLALVVLAQNPKGGGLSSQFGAGGAANLMGVKRTGDLLEKLTWGFAIALMVLTLGTHVLNGTTDAGPGRSINQQKALETRLPAATAPAVPGAPAPGGAAAPAPTQAPAPAPAQ